A segment of the Corynebacterium resistens DSM 45100 genome:
AGCGGATGTAGTGGTTTCCTATCTCCCGGTGGGTTCTGAGGAAGCAGACAAGTTCTATGCCCAATGCGCTATCGATGCGGGTTGCGCGTTTGTCAACGCCCTTCCCGTTTTCATCGCTTCCGATCCAGAGTGGGCCAAGAAGTTCGAGGATGCCGGCCTGCCAATTGTCGGTGATGACATCAAGAGCCAAGTGGGCGCAACCATTACCCACCGCGTTCTCGCCAAGCTTTTCGAAGATCGCGGCGTGCGTTTGGAACGGACCATGCAGCTCAATGTGGGCGGAAATATGGATTTCCGCAACATGCTGGAGCGCGAGCGCCTCGAGTCCAAGAAGATCTCTAAGACCCAAGCGGTGACTTCGAACCTGAAGTCCAGCCCGCTGGCAGGAAAGATTGACGATCGGAATGTGCACATTGGCCCTTCTGACTACGTCGAATGGCTTGATGACCGCAAATGGGCTTATGTCCGATTGGAAGGCTCTGCGTTCGGCGAAGTGCCACTGAACTTGGAGTACAAGCTGGAAGTCTGGGACTCCCCTAACTCCGCCGGCATTATTATCGACGCCGTGCGGGCAGCGAAAATCGCCCTTGACCGGGGACTCGCTGGTCCTGTTAGCGCGGCTTCGAGCTACCTAATGAAATCGCCACCAGTGCAACTTCCAGACGATGTGGCACGCGCCCAGCTGGAGGAATTCATCAACGGCGCAGAGGATTACCGTCCGTAGCTTTCACCTTTTGCCCGACGAGTGATGTAGTTTTGAGATTATGTCCACAAACCCATTGGAGATTGCGGCGCAACTTCGCCCGCCATTGACGCGTCTATACCTGCTGTACTTCCGCCAAGCTGACCATTCGCACATCAGTATGGCTCAGCTTTCGATCATGATGATCTTGGAAGAAAACGGTCCGATGCGTATCTCCGCTATTGCGGCGACTGAGTCGATTCGCATGCCAACCGCTTCTAATGCGGTGAATCAGCTGGAGACCATGGGGCTTGTCGAGAGAATTCGCGACGTCAGCGACCGTCGCGGTGTCCGCGTCGATTTGACAGATAAGGGTCGCGAAGAGCTGGAGAAGCTTTCGGATGAGCGCAGTAAGCAGCTTGCCGGCATGCTGGACGGCCTTTCCGAGGAAGAGCTGAAGCTCGCAGACGCTGCTGTGCCCCTGATCAAATTGATCCTGGACCGCTACATTGAACAGATCGAAAAGCAGGGAGAGCAGGTAACGGACGAATCCGCGCGCAAGCGAGACGTGTAAATTGGCTAAACCCGTCAAGAAGTCCAGCCCAGCTCACGGCCAGATGATCAGTTCCAATGGTGAGAGCGAAAGCCACCATGCAGCACCCAAGGCTCCCCTTAGGGTTCTCATGGCGTGGCGCCCGCAATCAACGAGCGATGAAGCTGCCGAGGTGGCAGCGTGGGTCGGCCGTACAGAGGAAATCCGCGTTCGCGCGGCCACAGTGATTCCCCGTGCTTGGGAGATCCAACCCGGTGCCCAGGAGTTTCAGGAGTACCGCAATTGGGTAATGGCCGAGACGCAGGCATGCATGAATGCGGCACTGAGCGCTTTGGGCAAGGCGGGTCTACCGCAGGGCATGCTCGCCGAAGAGGATCCCGCCGTAGTCGATATCGCACCGACAGAGACGAAAGTGCTGATAAAGGCTGCTGAGGACTTCGAGGCGGATTTCTTGCTGTTGGGATCCCATCCCGCGGCGCCACGCAGCCGTTTTCGGATGGGCTCCACCGCCGACGCGCTCCTGCACTGTGCTCCCCTACCTGTATTGCTCGCGCCGCGCAGCCCGAAATTGGCGAAAAACGGTGTAACCCGCGTGAGCTGCTCTTACGTGGATACAGTTCAATCTCATGAAGCGCTCCGCCGTGCTTCCGACTTGGCTGCGCGGTGGAACGTACCACTGCGTTTGGTTGCCTTCTCCCCCTCCGGCGCCACCATGTACCCCACAAACGTTCCATTCGATGACAACTCGGACATGATGGTCGAATGGCGCGAACAAGCCCTTGCGCTGCTGGATAGGGGCCGTGACCGCGCCCTCAACCGGCACCCAAACTTGAAGGTTCAATTGGATGTCGGCAGCGGCTACGGATGGTCCGGTGCAATCAACGCACTGAAGTGGAAAAAGGGCGACTTGCTGGTCATGGGTTCGTCCGAACTTGGCCAATTCAACCGAGTTTTCATTGGCCCTTCCACCAACCAAATCCTGCGCCACAGCCCGGTTCCTGTATTGGTCAGCCCAGTTTAAAGCTGACATGGCTGATAATTCCGGCGCTGGACCAACTCTCGTATGGTTCCGAGATGACCTGCGTCTACGTGACAACCCAGCGCTGACTTGGGCGGCTTCTCGTGGGCCGGTGGTTGGTGTGTTCATCCTCGAATCCCCCGAAGCCACGCATGCACGTCCACTCGGTGCCGCAGCCGCCTGGTTCCAACACAAAGCCATTCGCGGTCTGCACGATGAGCTAGCCGCTCACAACGTTCCACTCCTGCTCGCCGCCGGCGATCCTCGCGAGGTCATTCCCTCCCTCGCCGCGCAACTCGCCGGTGCCGTCACGTGGTCACGGCGCTATCACCAGCCTTTTATTGATCTCGACGCCCACGTGAAAACCGCTCTCGCCAACCAAGGCACTGAAGCGAAATCCCACTCCGGTTACCTTCTCTCTGAGCCGTGGATGATTCGTACCGGCCAGGGCACCCCGTATCGCAAATTCACACCTTTTGCCCGCAACGTGGAAGACTTCGCCACTGGGGATATCGCGGAGAATCCTCCACTCGATATCCCCGCTGGCCTGCACGGCCCTAGGGACCTTGAGCTCGACTATCCCGAATGGGAGCTTTCATCTTTGGCAGCAGAACCCGCATGGACGAAGAAACTGCAATCACATTGGGAAGCCGGCGAGAGCGGGGCGCTCAATACGCTGCAGCAGTTTGTTGCCACCCTTAGTGGCGAAAACCTTCCCGCATCCAGTGCAGAAGTCCGGCTTGGGTACAGCGATGGGCGCGACTACCCCGCTGTTACCAGAACCTGGGTTATAGGTACGATACAGTAACCCCGTCTACGGGCAGTGGACGAAATACTGCGCGTGGTAGACATACTGATTGATGTAGGGCTTAGGGGCTTACTTTTAACCCTGGGATAGGAAAACCGAAAATTTAAAATATTTTATGTACCGAAGTTTCTAAATTTTCCTGATTTGGTATGGAGAGCCGAAACCCAAGCCCTCAAAGCCTCCCCGATACACTCGAGGCTTCCGACATCGACAGGTGCAGCGTGCTACCAAGATTGATATTGTGACCCGACCCCCACACACAAACAACTTGACACGCTCCGAACAAGCAAGCATTGATAGATGCAGGTCTGCACTACATTTTGTCGGTGAAACCCCACCGTGCCTGAGGTGATTGAAACCTGGCGGCGGGAAATCCCTGGTGAAGCCTACGCCCACGGCCAGATCTGGACACAAGCCTCGGCAAGCGATGCGCGCAAACACACAACCCCGAATACGGTGACCCACTTCCAGTACTCCTATGATCGGGCCAGACGCGGCCTGCGCGGAATCAAAGAGCAAGTCGCAAAAGCCAAACGCGCTGTTGACGGCGAAATCGCCATTAAGCGCAACCGCTATTTCGATCTTTCCACCCCGAACAAGAAGGTCAACTACGCTCTCGCTGCCAAACACCGAGCCCTAGCCGGAATTAAAGGCTATGAAACCGACCTGACCGCTCTTCCCGCCTAGGAGGTTATCGGGCATTACCGCAGGCTATTCCACATTGAAAATGTCGTATCGGATGTCGAAATCAGACCTGAAAGCACGCCCAATCTATGCGAGGAAACAAAACTCGATCACAGCACATCTCAATATTGTGATGGCAGCACTAGCCGTGACCCACCTGATGGAGACCCGCAGTGGTCACTTCATCAAACGCCTCGTGAGAACACTCAAGAAATACCGCAGCTTTCAACTCGTCGTTGGCGGCGAAACCATTCACGCCGCCGTACCATTCCCGCCCGACCTCACTGCCACCATCCAAGTAATCACCGGCCGCGAACTTCCGCACAAAATTGGCCTAAGTCAGGTTAGAAGGGAATCAGCACACCGTCTCGTGGGATTCGTGCTCTGGGTGCTCAATCTGGATGGTGGAGTGCTCGATACCGTGTTCGCGCAGGGCCTGCTGGGCGGCATCCAACAGCGGGCCGGTGCCGACGGTGCCGTCGCGCACGATATGCACGGTCGTGAGCACGTTCACGCCGTCCAGGCTCCACAGGTGCAGGTCGTGGATGTCAGCAACGCCCTCGACCTGCCGCAGCGCGGGCTCGATCGCACTGGCGTCGAAGTCCGCCGGGACTTGCTCGAGCAGCACGCTCGCCGAAAGCCGCATGAGCTGCCAGGCGCGCGGCAGCACCATCGCCGCGATCGCTAGGGAGGCGATCACGTCCGCCGCCACAAACCCCGTGGTCAGTACCACGATGCCGGCCACGATTACTGCGACCGAGCCGAGCATATCCACTAACACGTGCAAGAACGCGCCCTCCACGTTGATCGAGGATTTGCGGTGCCGGTGCAGAACCCACGCCGATAGCGCATTCGCCACCAGGCCGATCACCGCGATGATCAGCATCGTTTTTCCCTGCACTTCGGCCGGGCTCTGCAGGCGGCGCACCGCCTCGACGACAATCCACACCGAGATCGCCAGCACCATCACTGCGTTCGCCAGTGCAGCAAGCACCTCCACTCGTCGGTAGCCGTACGTGGCCTGAGCCGATGCTTGTCGGCGCCCAACCAACACCGCTAAGACCGCGATGATCAACCCCGCAGCGTCGGAAAGCATGTGCATCGCATCCGCCATCAGCGCCATCGAACCCGCCAACCAGCCGCCGATCAGCTCCGCGAAGAAGACGGTGCCGGTAATGCCTAGCGCAATCAAGAGTGCGCGCAGCGGCGTGCTGGAGTGATCGTGGTCGTGGTGCTCGTGTGCCATGCACTCAGCCTATCCCCGTCGACGCTTATTGACAATTAAATGAAAATGGATGGCGGTAAGCGCAGCCACTGAGGCCAAGTCGGCCTGATTTAGGTCATTGTGCAGTTGTCCTTTGAATGTGTAGAGAAGCTGAAACATGAACAACCAAAAAGTAGGGTTAAGTAGCAGAATGTGTGTCCGTTCGGCGTGTTGCGGGGCGGGTACACGGTTAGTTACTTCATGGGGTCTTTTCTGATTCCTATCGAGTGTTCGTACTCGGTTGGGATAGCGTTGTCGTAGAAGGCTGGTCGGCCTGTTTCTTGGTCGGCTTTGTTGTGGTTTTCTTCGGCAAGATCGTTGACTTTGGCGAGTTGATCTTGGTCATAATTGCACTGCCTGGCGGTATTTAGCGGATCGTCAGGCAGTTGCTTTTTGGTGTGGAGGTACCACTCGAGCATTTTTCGTTGGCGTTCCCCTGACCTGCCTCGGTGCGCATCGGCGATGCGTTTGAGCCTGGCGTTGATTCCGCCTTCAAGACTGTTTGTCGTTGAAGCCCAGCGTTTAGGATCAGGCACATTCGGTGGTGGCTTAAGGTAGGTAAACAGCCAATTGTTGCGCGAGAGGTGCAGCAGTGAGTTGTAGGCTTTGCGTACCCGCAGATGAGTCCATTCCCACTGGTTATTGAGAGTTCGGCGCTCTTTGGCCACGGAGGTTTTCTCGTTGAGGAATGTTTTGAATACCTGACCGAAGCCGTGCAGACGCAGCGTCCACCCCCGTGTCTGATCGAGCGTGGTGACACGGGTTAGTTTCAACGCCAGTGCGTAGATGGTTTTGCCGGCGTCGGTGCGCGGCCGTGAGGTGGTGTAGCGGCGGATGACCCGTTGCGCATGGACGAGACAACGCTGAATCATCGCGTTTGGCCCGCAGGCTTTAATCGCGGTGAGTGCGCCTTGTCCGACGTCGATGACGACGCAGAGCGGCTCGGCGATTTTGCGAAGAAGCTGCGTGTATGCGTGGACAGTTTCGTGTTTGGTCCAGTGCC
Coding sequences within it:
- a CDS encoding inositol-3-phosphate synthase, whose amino-acid sequence is MPNNSNTVNIAIVGLGNCATSLIQGVHRYAEAAVDQDIPGLMHTKFGPYHVDDVKVVAAFDVDAEKVGKDVSEAIESSRNCTIKIADVPHTGVTVLRGPTHDGLGRYYQEAIEESAEEPVDVVAALREAKADVVVSYLPVGSEEADKFYAQCAIDAGCAFVNALPVFIASDPEWAKKFEDAGLPIVGDDIKSQVGATITHRVLAKLFEDRGVRLERTMQLNVGGNMDFRNMLERERLESKKISKTQAVTSNLKSSPLAGKIDDRNVHIGPSDYVEWLDDRKWAYVRLEGSAFGEVPLNLEYKLEVWDSPNSAGIIIDAVRAAKIALDRGLAGPVSAASSYLMKSPPVQLPDDVARAQLEEFINGAEDYRP
- a CDS encoding MarR family winged helix-turn-helix transcriptional regulator; the protein is MSTNPLEIAAQLRPPLTRLYLLYFRQADHSHISMAQLSIMMILEENGPMRISAIAATESIRMPTASNAVNQLETMGLVERIRDVSDRRGVRVDLTDKGREELEKLSDERSKQLAGMLDGLSEEELKLADAAVPLIKLILDRYIEQIEKQGEQVTDESARKRDV
- a CDS encoding universal stress protein translates to MISSNGESESHHAAPKAPLRVLMAWRPQSTSDEAAEVAAWVGRTEEIRVRAATVIPRAWEIQPGAQEFQEYRNWVMAETQACMNAALSALGKAGLPQGMLAEEDPAVVDIAPTETKVLIKAAEDFEADFLLLGSHPAAPRSRFRMGSTADALLHCAPLPVLLAPRSPKLAKNGVTRVSCSYVDTVQSHEALRRASDLAARWNVPLRLVAFSPSGATMYPTNVPFDDNSDMMVEWREQALALLDRGRDRALNRHPNLKVQLDVGSGYGWSGAINALKWKKGDLLVMGSSELGQFNRVFIGPSTNQILRHSPVPVLVSPV
- a CDS encoding deoxyribodipyrimidine photo-lyase, whose translation is MADNSGAGPTLVWFRDDLRLRDNPALTWAASRGPVVGVFILESPEATHARPLGAAAAWFQHKAIRGLHDELAAHNVPLLLAAGDPREVIPSLAAQLAGAVTWSRRYHQPFIDLDAHVKTALANQGTEAKSHSGYLLSEPWMIRTGQGTPYRKFTPFARNVEDFATGDIAENPPLDIPAGLHGPRDLELDYPEWELSSLAAEPAWTKKLQSHWEAGESGALNTLQQFVATLSGENLPASSAEVRLGYSDGRDYPAVTRTWVIGTIQ
- a CDS encoding cation diffusion facilitator family transporter is translated as MAHEHHDHDHSSTPLRALLIALGITGTVFFAELIGGWLAGSMALMADAMHMLSDAAGLIIAVLAVLVGRRQASAQATYGYRRVEVLAALANAVMVLAISVWIVVEAVRRLQSPAEVQGKTMLIIAVIGLVANALSAWVLHRHRKSSINVEGAFLHVLVDMLGSVAVIVAGIVVLTTGFVAADVIASLAIAAMVLPRAWQLMRLSASVLLEQVPADFDASAIEPALRQVEGVADIHDLHLWSLDGVNVLTTVHIVRDGTVGTGPLLDAAQQALREHGIEHSTIQIEHPEHESHETVC